In Miscanthus floridulus cultivar M001 chromosome 5, ASM1932011v1, whole genome shotgun sequence, one genomic interval encodes:
- the LOC136454911 gene encoding protein FAR1-RELATED SEQUENCE 5-like → METDQGDAGEGAGLPGPRARPVALETAAAAATKSQVAVDPVIAVDPVVADDHAVITIDAVDAGVGAHLEQPSTPKPKPSPSLDTNCKEHLKPVVGMIFDTLTDVETFYKSYAHEVGFSVRVGQHKKENDEILFKRYCCSREGYRQESVKKVSGESGKKRKSPNVMESRCGCQAHIVVKLDSDKKYRIYSMVEAHNHCFVSPDKRHLLRSNRNVSERAKSTLFNCHKASIGTSQAYRLLHVREGGFENVGCTKRDLQNYFSDLRTKIKDADAQMFVAQLERKKEVNPAFFYEFMVDEQRRLVRVFWADAICRKNYSVFGDVISVDATYTTNQYNMKFVPFTGVNHHLQSVFLGAAFLADEKIDSYVWLFKTFLKAMGGVAPHLITTDEDASMMAAIAQILPDTAHRFCMWHIMEKVPEKVGPSIRNDEQFWERLNKCVWGTENSDDFVSQWNSIITDYELMENDWFSNRFAIRESWIPVYFLDIPLAGMLRTTSRSESANSFFNRFIHRKLTFVEFWLRFDTALECQRQEELKADNASLHSTPKLMTPWAMEKQCRGIYTHEVFSKFQEQLVAARDHCIIQGISECEDIRCFTISSLTGKDRVVHMNKSNMLGRCSCKLYESYGIPCRHIIQVLRVEKQNEIPSIYIMKRWETRCKRELFFDEEGNLLDEKPKDPMEVAMRKKISESRNKFEDLIQMAKNSEQGIDFLYSSLSNLVEPLQQITPAMRVDKHEEYETFLGNKIPNEVDIHPPNDIKSKGRCKRIKKGKEKKAGSGGQGKNKRKCRKCNQVADHDARNCPNNVVG, encoded by the exons ATGGAGACCGACCAGGGCGACGCAGGAGAAGGAGCAGGGCTTCCTGGCCCCCGTGCGCGacctgtggcgttggagaccgccgctgccgctgccaccaAGTCTCAGGTCGCCGTTGATCCCGTCATCGCCGTTGATCCCGTTGTCGCCGATGATCATGCCGTCATCACGATCGACGCGGTCGACGCCGGAGTTGGAGCCCACCTTGAACAGCCAAGCACACCTAAGCCGAAACCTTCTCCGAGTTTA GACACAAATTGCAAAGAACATTTGAAGCCTGTAGTTGGAATGATCTTTGATACTCTCACAGATGTGGAAACATTTTACAAATCGTATGCACACGAAGTTGGTTTCTCTGTTCGTGTTGGTCAGCACAAGAAGGAAAATGATGAAATATTATTCAAGCGGTATTGTTGTTCAAGGGAAGGGTACAGACAGGAGAGCGTAAAAAAAGTTAGTGGTGAATCCGGAAAAAAAAGAAAGTCACCAAATGTGATGGAATCCAGATGTGGTTGTCAGGCACATATTGTTGTCAAGCTTGACAGTGACAAGAAGTATCGAATATATTCAATGGTTGAGGCGCACAACCATTGTTTTGTGTCGCCAGATAAGAGGCATTTGCTACGATCCAACCGAAATGTCAGTGAGAGAGCAAAGAGTACTTTGTTCAATTGTCATAAGGCTAGCATTGGCACATCACAAGCATATCGACTTCTCCATGTCAGAGAGGGTGGGTTTGAGAATGTTGGGTGCACAAAGAGGGATTTGCAAAACTATTTCAGTGACCTCAGAACAAAAATCAAGGATGCAGATGCACAAATGTTTGTGGCACAACTTGAGCGAAAGAAGGAAGTAAATCCTGCCTTCTTTTATGAGTTTATGGTGGATGAACAAAGACGACTTGTTCGTGTATTTTGGGCAGATGCTATATGCAGGAAAAACTATAGTGTTTTTGGTGATGTGATTTCGGTAGATGCAACATATACTACCAACCAGTATAACATGAAATTTGTGCCATTTACTGGAGTCAATCATCACTTGCAAAGTGTTTTCCTTGGGGCAGCATTCTTAGCAGATGAAAAGATCGATTCATATGTATGGTTGTTTAAGACCTTTCTTAAGGCCATGGGTGGAGTAGCACCTCATCTAATCACAACAGATGAAGATGCGAGCATGATGGCTGCTATTGCTCAGATTCTACCAGATACAGCTCATAGATTTTGCATGTGGCATATCATGGAAAAGGTACCTGAGAAGGTCGGGCCGTCTATAAGAAATGATGAACAATTTTGGGAAAGACTAAACAAGTGTGTTTGGGGAACTGAGAATTCAGATGATTTTGTGTCACAATGGAATTCTATCATAACAGATTATGAACTCATGGAAAATGATTGGTTTTCCAATAGGTTTGCCATTCGCGAATCATGGATTCCGGTATACTTTTTGGACATACCTCTAGCAGGAATGCTTAGGACTACATCACGATCGGAGAGTGCAAATTCTTTTTTTAACCGTTTCATTCATAGAAAGTTGACCTTTGTTGAGTTCTGGCTAAGGTTTGACACAGCTTTGGAGTGCCAGCGCCAAGAGGAGTTGAAAGCCGACAATGCAAGTCTTCACAGCACTCCTAAATTGATGACACCATGGGCCATGGAGAAGCAATGTAGAGGGATATATACACATGAAGTTTTTAGTAAATTTCAGGAACAACTCGTAGCTGCAAGAGACCATTGCATTATTCAAGGTATTTCAGAGTGTGAAGATATAAGATGTTTCACCATCAGCAGCCTAACTGGAAAAGATCGAGTTGTTCATATGAACAAGTCAAACATGCTTGGTAGGTGCTCCTGTAAATTATATGAGTCATATGGCATCCCGTGTCGTCATATCATACAAGTGCTTCGAGTCGAGAAACAAAATGAGATACCTTCAATTTATATTATGAAGAGATGGGAGACAAGATGTAAAAG GGAACTATTCTTTGATGAGGAAGGTAACCTACTAGATGAAAAGCCTAAGGATCCCATGGAGGTGGCAATGCGGAAAAAGATTTCAGAATCACGCAACAAGTTTGAAGATCTTATCCAAATGGCCAAGAACTCAGAACAAGGGATAGACTTTTTATATTctagtttatccaacctagtagaACCTCTCCAACAAATCACGCCTGCTATGAGAGTTGATAAACATGAGGAATATGAAACTTTCCTGGGTAATAAAATTCCAAATGAAGTCGATATACATCCACCAAATGATATCAAGTCAAAAGGGAGATGCAAAAGAATTAAGAAGGGCAAGGAGAAGAAGGCTGGAAGTGGAGGTCAGGGTAAAAATAAACGGAAATGTCGAAAATGTAATCAAGTTGCGGATCATGATGCACGCAATTGCCCAAACAATGTTGTTGGCTGA